Proteins encoded together in one Chitinophaga lutea window:
- a CDS encoding SusD/RagB family nutrient-binding outer membrane lipoprotein: MNIKHKLGIGVLALATFASSCTKDFAEKNSDQEVAPVVPPEVMISASQKGIVDRDFEWYYDNYGFLMRWMQFTVASPEGNQPGMFGGQNTNGFYGAFYTSIGRNLVAIEKLISELPAEKQAAYRNIGAITAIHKVYAAFRVSDVNGSIPYTEALSARETANFTPKYDRQQDLFNLFDEQLKAAVTALQGAAAGQIGFGNADLFYTNASTAAANYAKTANVLRLKIAVRLLKRDATKAKQIIDDVMASPAGLYASNAEEWKFISGTQFARGGNWGAQGNNASAVSMNMIGFLKKYNDPRLALFYKKNGMTEERFNYIKTGGGFPATAVYNPDRYIGLPVSPDARQQAQYVSLYGTKTYSLKFPDGKKEDVTVDTLTRYQNRLFDLSMDGGANGQYTQPLISYAEQCFLLAELAVRGLITADAATWYNKGVTASVQAYDAMGKLAGIVDYAPVDAAAITAYLQKPEIALTGSTEEKLEKIGIQAFLNFFKAPHEAWNQWRRTGYPKKGGILSLEPVMIGGAEAVVPRRWMLPIPHSSNMTNYNNALSEMATTGEYGSPNDLTGRVWWDKQ, from the coding sequence ATGAACATCAAACATAAATTAGGTATCGGTGTACTGGCGCTGGCGACATTTGCAAGCTCCTGCACCAAGGATTTTGCCGAGAAAAACAGTGACCAGGAAGTGGCGCCTGTAGTGCCGCCGGAAGTAATGATATCTGCTTCGCAAAAAGGTATTGTAGACCGCGACTTTGAGTGGTATTACGACAACTATGGCTTCCTGATGCGCTGGATGCAATTCACCGTGGCATCGCCGGAAGGCAACCAGCCGGGTATGTTCGGCGGGCAGAACACCAATGGTTTCTACGGCGCATTCTATACCAGCATCGGCCGCAACCTGGTGGCGATCGAAAAACTCATCAGCGAGCTGCCGGCGGAGAAACAGGCTGCTTACCGCAACATTGGGGCAATTACCGCCATTCACAAAGTATATGCTGCTTTCCGTGTATCCGACGTGAACGGTTCCATTCCTTACACAGAAGCGCTGAGCGCCCGCGAAACTGCTAACTTCACGCCGAAATACGACCGCCAGCAGGATCTCTTCAACCTGTTCGACGAACAGCTGAAGGCCGCCGTTACCGCCCTTCAGGGCGCGGCTGCGGGCCAGATCGGTTTCGGTAATGCGGACCTGTTTTACACCAACGCTTCCACCGCGGCAGCCAACTACGCCAAAACAGCCAACGTACTGCGCCTGAAAATCGCCGTACGCCTGCTGAAGCGCGATGCCACGAAAGCGAAACAGATCATCGACGACGTAATGGCCAGCCCTGCAGGCCTCTACGCGAGCAACGCGGAAGAGTGGAAGTTCATCTCCGGTACGCAGTTTGCCCGCGGCGGCAACTGGGGCGCGCAGGGCAACAACGCCAGCGCAGTGAGCATGAACATGATCGGCTTCCTGAAAAAATACAACGACCCGCGCCTGGCACTGTTCTACAAGAAGAACGGGATGACCGAGGAGCGTTTCAACTACATCAAAACCGGTGGCGGTTTCCCTGCTACCGCGGTGTATAACCCGGACCGTTACATCGGTCTGCCGGTTAGCCCCGACGCCCGCCAGCAGGCGCAATACGTAAGCCTGTACGGTACCAAAACCTACTCGCTGAAATTCCCCGATGGCAAAAAAGAAGATGTAACGGTGGATACGCTCACCCGTTACCAGAACCGCCTGTTCGACCTGTCTATGGACGGCGGCGCAAACGGCCAATACACCCAGCCGCTGATCAGCTACGCAGAACAGTGTTTCCTGCTGGCTGAACTGGCAGTGCGCGGCCTCATCACAGCCGATGCAGCCACCTGGTACAACAAAGGCGTTACCGCTTCCGTACAGGCATACGACGCGATGGGCAAACTGGCCGGCATCGTGGATTATGCACCGGTAGACGCAGCTGCAATCACTGCATACCTGCAGAAACCGGAGATTGCCCTCACCGGCAGCACCGAAGAGAAACTGGAAAAAATCGGCATCCAGGCATTCCTGAACTTCTTCAAAGCACCCCACGAAGCGTGGAACCAGTGGAGAAGAACAGGCTACCCGAAAAAAGGCGGTATCCTTTCCCTCGAGCCGGTAATGATCGGTGGCGCGGAAGCAGTGGTGCCCCGCCGCTGGATGCTGCCCATCCCGCACTCTTCCAACATGACCAATTACAACAACGCCCTTTCCGAAATGGCGACAACAGGAGAATATGGCAGCCCGAACGACCTGACGGGCCGCGTTTGGTGGGACAAACAGTAG
- a CDS encoding SusC/RagA family TonB-linked outer membrane protein has protein sequence MRRILLLATLLSFGFAPLSWAQVKKAVTGTVKDAHGTLLPGVTVKEKGTSNGSMTTADGSFKISVQPSATLVFSFMGYVTQEVPAGDGPLNIVLNDDSKNLNEVVVTALGIKREARKLGYAMTELKGSEIAKTNAINPVAALQGKVAGVDISGAAGGPQAANRIVLRGAKSLDGKDQPIFVIDGVIFENEISDNAVNFGNVLKNFNPDEFESVSVLKGAAATALYGSRALNGAILITTKKGFTRKGLGVEVSQTVQFEKVYRGPIALQNVYGAGLNPWFNKDAQGNNVVQAGGTSFGPRMEGQMAKLVNGDIVPFSPMPDNAVDGYQLGKYYNTNVAVEGGNEKANFRFSYSRLSNNSVMPNNDFNRNSFSLKTSAVLNKFLSAEGGVTYAFSNTLNPTRQGGDYTNQNIGRKWIYIFPRNYDPAYWSARYLGPNPGLSNMDEYLGQYPGADYWFSLKHDKWERKENLFMGNLSLTATATDWLKLLLRGTFSNEQNKDDRRELGWGPNFGGSRGLYSISGNNRTQYTFTGMAMFTPKLNDDFSLSVNVGAETWRSRIGNEYGAATSGGLLIPGKFTISNSVGTVNARNNKVMVPKVINSVFAAASFSYKNAWFLDLTGRNDWASSLTYPAGTGTNSYFYPSVSAAWEFTETYKQSMPSWVTYGKVRASYARVGGDIDPAQLNVGYVMNEQWFGGVNPVYLYSDFNQDTYPNNNLKPSMSGSYEVGADLRFFNSRLGLDVAYYQADIKNQVLQPEVASESGVKKRYINAGHFRNRGIEIAINGTPVKGKNFTWDVNLNGTRNTNKILALYPGVDTYEMGNDQDVRVIAKVGDAYGTLVTNYGYTRYVSSDPAKNGLPIIEKSGSFPVQFKRGPAVVGNITPDFNLGLNNNFSYKNWSLGVLLQARIGGDIFSASHQYGTGRGTVESTLPGRDAATGGLAWVDNGVQRNDGMIPEGVFGAGMKGNTATGLSQDISGMTYREAYDKGYVNPLSPYQYYSMIGDWGVGIREASVFDASYVALREVSLGYTFPTKMVERWKLNKARVLLVGRNLGYLFNNLPDHINPESLRNNSTSAFSEYGGAPFVRNMALTIQLGF, from the coding sequence ATGCGAAGAATTCTGCTGCTCGCCACGTTGCTGTCTTTCGGCTTTGCCCCCCTCTCCTGGGCGCAGGTGAAGAAAGCAGTTACCGGTACCGTAAAGGATGCCCACGGTACCTTGTTGCCCGGTGTTACGGTAAAAGAAAAAGGTACGTCCAACGGGTCTATGACCACCGCCGACGGCTCATTTAAAATCAGTGTGCAACCATCGGCCACGCTGGTTTTTTCATTTATGGGATATGTGACGCAGGAAGTTCCGGCAGGAGACGGCCCGCTCAACATCGTCCTCAACGACGATTCCAAAAATCTGAATGAAGTGGTGGTAACGGCCCTCGGTATCAAACGCGAAGCCCGCAAACTGGGTTACGCCATGACGGAACTGAAAGGCTCCGAGATCGCCAAAACCAACGCCATCAACCCCGTAGCGGCCCTCCAGGGTAAAGTAGCGGGCGTTGACATTTCCGGCGCGGCCGGTGGCCCGCAGGCTGCCAACCGCATCGTGCTCCGCGGCGCCAAATCGCTCGACGGTAAAGACCAGCCGATTTTCGTGATCGACGGTGTGATCTTCGAGAACGAAATCTCCGACAACGCGGTTAACTTCGGTAACGTACTGAAAAACTTCAACCCGGATGAGTTCGAATCCGTGTCCGTGCTGAAGGGCGCTGCCGCTACCGCCCTCTACGGCTCCCGCGCACTCAACGGCGCCATTCTCATCACCACCAAAAAAGGATTTACCCGTAAAGGCCTGGGTGTGGAAGTGAGCCAGACGGTACAGTTCGAAAAAGTATACCGTGGCCCCATCGCCCTGCAGAACGTGTATGGCGCAGGTCTCAACCCCTGGTTCAACAAAGACGCTCAGGGCAATAACGTGGTGCAGGCCGGCGGTACCAGCTTCGGCCCACGCATGGAAGGCCAGATGGCTAAACTTGTGAACGGCGACATCGTTCCCTTCAGCCCGATGCCGGACAATGCCGTTGACGGTTACCAGCTGGGTAAATACTATAATACAAACGTAGCCGTGGAAGGTGGTAACGAAAAAGCGAATTTCCGCTTCTCTTACTCCCGCCTCAGCAACAACAGCGTAATGCCGAACAACGACTTCAACAGGAACTCCTTCTCCCTGAAAACTTCAGCGGTACTGAACAAATTCCTCTCTGCCGAAGGCGGCGTTACCTACGCATTCTCCAATACGCTCAATCCTACGCGCCAGGGTGGTGACTACACCAACCAGAACATCGGCCGTAAATGGATTTATATCTTCCCCCGTAACTACGACCCGGCTTACTGGAGCGCCCGTTACCTGGGCCCAAATCCCGGCCTGAGCAATATGGACGAATATCTGGGTCAGTATCCCGGCGCCGACTACTGGTTCAGCCTCAAACACGACAAGTGGGAAAGAAAAGAGAACCTGTTCATGGGTAACCTCTCCCTCACCGCGACCGCTACCGATTGGCTGAAACTTTTGCTGCGCGGTACTTTCAGTAACGAACAGAACAAAGACGACCGCCGTGAGCTGGGCTGGGGCCCGAACTTCGGTGGTTCCCGCGGCCTGTATTCCATCAGCGGCAACAACAGAACACAATATACCTTCACCGGTATGGCGATGTTCACGCCGAAACTGAACGACGACTTTTCGCTCAGCGTAAACGTTGGTGCTGAAACCTGGCGCTCACGCATCGGCAACGAATACGGCGCTGCCACTTCAGGCGGCCTGCTGATCCCCGGCAAATTCACCATCAGCAACAGCGTGGGTACCGTAAATGCCCGCAATAACAAAGTGATGGTGCCGAAGGTGATCAACTCTGTGTTCGCCGCCGCCAGCTTCTCCTATAAAAATGCATGGTTCCTGGATCTGACCGGCCGTAACGATTGGGCGTCTTCGCTCACTTACCCGGCCGGAACCGGTACCAACTCCTATTTCTATCCTTCCGTGAGCGCAGCCTGGGAATTCACCGAAACTTACAAACAGTCCATGCCTTCATGGGTGACTTATGGTAAAGTAAGGGCTTCTTACGCACGCGTGGGCGGCGACATCGACCCGGCACAGCTGAATGTCGGGTACGTAATGAACGAGCAGTGGTTCGGCGGTGTAAACCCGGTATATCTCTACAGCGATTTCAACCAGGATACTTATCCGAATAACAACCTGAAACCGTCGATGTCAGGCTCTTACGAGGTAGGTGCAGACCTGCGTTTCTTCAACAGCCGTCTGGGCCTGGACGTTGCGTATTATCAGGCAGATATCAAAAATCAGGTGTTGCAGCCAGAAGTCGCATCGGAATCCGGTGTGAAAAAGCGCTACATCAACGCCGGTCACTTCCGCAATAGGGGTATCGAGATCGCCATCAACGGCACACCGGTGAAAGGCAAAAACTTCACCTGGGATGTGAACCTGAACGGCACCCGCAACACCAACAAAATCCTCGCGCTGTATCCCGGTGTTGATACTTACGAAATGGGTAACGACCAGGACGTGCGCGTGATCGCGAAAGTAGGCGACGCGTATGGTACGCTTGTGACCAACTATGGTTACACCCGTTATGTATCTTCCGACCCGGCCAAGAACGGCCTGCCGATCATCGAAAAATCAGGCAGCTTCCCGGTACAGTTCAAACGCGGCCCTGCTGTAGTGGGTAACATCACGCCCGACTTCAACCTTGGCCTGAACAACAACTTTTCTTACAAAAACTGGTCGCTCGGCGTATTGCTGCAGGCCCGCATAGGCGGCGATATCTTCTCCGCATCTCACCAGTACGGCACCGGCCGTGGTACGGTTGAGAGCACCCTGCCCGGCCGCGACGCTGCCACCGGCGGTCTCGCCTGGGTAGACAACGGCGTTCAGCGCAACGATGGGATGATTCCCGAAGGCGTATTCGGCGCCGGCATGAAAGGCAACACCGCTACCGGTCTCAGCCAGGACATCAGCGGCATGACTTACCGCGAGGCATATGATAAAGGTTATGTAAACCCGTTGAGCCCTTATCAATACTACAGCATGATCGGCGACTGGGGTGTGGGCATCCGCGAGGCTTCCGTGTTCGACGCATCTTATGTAGCGCTGCGCGAAGTATCCCTCGGTTACACGTTCCCCACCAAAATGGTAGAACGCTGGAAACTGAACAAAGCCAGGGTATTGCTCGTTGGCCGTAACCTCGGTTACCTGTTCAACAACCTGCCGGACCACATCAACCCGGAAAGCCTGCGTAACAACAGCACCTCCGCGTTCTCCGAATACGGCGGCGCACCCTTTGTACGCAATATGGCACTCACGATTCAACTGGGCTTCTAA
- a CDS encoding LacI family DNA-binding transcriptional regulator, producing MKGISIKDIAKQAGVSPTTVSFVLNGKAKEKRISDQVSKKIMKLAAKLKYKPNQLARGLRTGKTKTIGLIVEDIANNFFANVAKIVEEEADKFGYKVLYGSTEDNLIKARGLLEVLEYRQVDGYIITPTPNLDKEIEMLKHARKPMVLMDRYLPQIPTNYVMVNNFQGAYDAAEYLLKLGYGKIALVTTTSEQIQMKERLNGFTAAMKAHRATFPRKFLKKIPFAATKDEAVSQIKTFIETNPDLDAIFFSTNYLGVYGIECFKDLGIKIGDDIAMVSFDDHDLFRLHTPGITCVAQPIHDIARNLIQVLMAELNQNSHQINQVVLPATLIKRESCKKRKNAAV from the coding sequence ATGAAGGGAATATCAATCAAAGACATCGCAAAACAAGCGGGCGTATCTCCTACCACTGTCTCTTTTGTCCTCAACGGCAAAGCCAAAGAAAAGCGGATTAGCGACCAGGTCAGCAAAAAAATCATGAAGCTGGCGGCCAAACTCAAATATAAACCGAACCAGCTGGCCAGGGGCCTGCGCACGGGAAAAACCAAAACCATCGGACTCATCGTGGAAGACATTGCCAACAATTTCTTCGCCAACGTGGCTAAAATCGTGGAAGAGGAGGCGGACAAGTTCGGCTACAAAGTGTTGTATGGAAGCACGGAAGACAATCTCATTAAAGCGAGGGGCCTTCTGGAAGTGCTGGAGTACCGGCAGGTAGACGGGTATATCATCACCCCCACACCGAACCTCGACAAGGAAATCGAGATGCTCAAACACGCGCGCAAACCGATGGTGCTGATGGACCGTTATCTCCCGCAGATTCCGACCAATTATGTGATGGTGAACAACTTCCAGGGCGCCTACGACGCAGCGGAATACCTGCTGAAGCTCGGGTACGGCAAAATAGCGCTGGTGACCACCACCTCCGAACAGATACAGATGAAGGAGCGCCTCAACGGCTTCACGGCCGCCATGAAGGCGCACCGCGCCACCTTCCCCCGGAAATTCCTGAAAAAAATCCCGTTCGCCGCCACGAAAGACGAAGCGGTGAGCCAGATCAAAACTTTTATAGAAACCAATCCCGACCTCGACGCCATCTTTTTTTCCACCAACTACCTGGGCGTGTACGGCATCGAGTGTTTCAAAGACCTGGGCATCAAGATTGGGGACGACATAGCCATGGTGAGCTTCGATGACCACGACCTGTTCCGCCTCCACACACCCGGTATTACCTGTGTGGCCCAGCCTATCCACGACATTGCCCGCAACCTCATCCAGGTATTGATGGCGGAGCTGAACCAGAACAGTCACCAGATTAACCAGGTAGTGCTGCCGGCCACGCTCATCAAACGCGAAAGCTGTAAAAAGCGGAAGAACGCGGCGGTATAG
- a CDS encoding AraC family transcriptional regulator, translating into MKPILIKVGAFADNQITIIERCDPYFNTPFHFHPECELVYVTESQGKRIVGDSIESFDVGDMVFLGPNIPHVWYNDEAYHRNDEALKARSVVIYFPKDIFGDKFYGLPETKALTDLFHRAQRGMKIIGNTQELLKNEILALPKKEGLERIISLLQILKTLSETKDCYYLASTGYSHAYNVKDNHKIDEVFKYVMNNFSKEISLQDVASITNLSPQSFCRFFKNRTKKSFVQFLNEVRIGHACKRLTEEDWSIAEIAYSCGFKNLSNFNRFFKEIVGKTPKEYKNELRLKEA; encoded by the coding sequence ATGAAACCCATTCTTATAAAAGTGGGAGCCTTTGCCGACAACCAGATCACTATCATAGAACGTTGCGATCCGTATTTTAATACACCTTTTCACTTCCACCCGGAATGCGAGCTGGTGTATGTGACCGAGAGTCAGGGTAAACGTATTGTAGGCGACAGCATTGAAAGTTTTGATGTAGGCGATATGGTTTTTCTGGGGCCGAACATTCCCCATGTGTGGTATAATGACGAAGCGTACCACCGCAACGACGAAGCGTTAAAAGCGCGGTCGGTGGTCATTTATTTCCCGAAGGATATTTTCGGGGACAAGTTTTACGGTCTGCCGGAAACCAAAGCGCTGACCGACCTTTTCCACCGCGCCCAGCGGGGCATGAAAATCATCGGCAACACGCAGGAGCTGCTGAAAAATGAAATCCTGGCCCTTCCTAAAAAAGAAGGCCTGGAACGGATCATTTCCCTGCTGCAGATCCTCAAGACCCTGTCTGAAACGAAAGATTGTTATTACCTGGCCAGCACGGGTTATTCACATGCCTACAACGTAAAAGACAACCACAAGATAGACGAGGTGTTCAAATACGTGATGAACAACTTCTCCAAGGAAATCTCGCTGCAGGATGTGGCCAGCATCACCAACCTCTCCCCGCAGTCGTTTTGCCGGTTCTTTAAAAACAGGACCAAAAAATCATTCGTACAGTTCCTCAACGAAGTGCGCATCGGGCACGCCTGCAAGCGCCTCACGGAAGAAGACTGGTCGATTGCGGAAATCGCCTACTCCTGCGGCTTCAAGAACCTTTCCAACTTCAACCGTTTCTTCAAGGAAATCGTGGGCAAAACACCCAAGGAATACAAAAATGAACTGCGGCTCAAAGAAGCCTGA